The Desulfobacteraceae bacterium genome window below encodes:
- a CDS encoding helicase, with translation MKCGDCNQRQLLPETDQVIYDHLAGKQTIGVYTLLSDESCYFLAADFDEADWREDAKAFMQSCRKLGIPAALEISRSGNGAHAWIFFAEPVLAREARQLGAALISHTCDR, from the coding sequence GTGAAATGCGGCGACTGCAACCAGCGCCAGTTGCTGCCGGAGACCGATCAGGTGATCTATGACCATTTGGCCGGAAAACAGACCATCGGTGTCTATACGCTTCTGTCAGATGAAAGCTGCTATTTTCTCGCGGCTGACTTCGATGAGGCCGACTGGCGGGAGGATGCCAAGGCTTTCATGCAATCCTGCCGGAAACTCGGCATTCCGGCGGCGCTGGAGATTTCCCGCTCCGGCAACGGCGCTCACGCCTGGATCTTTTTTGCCGAACCGGTTCTGGCCCGCGAGGCCCGGCAGCTCGGGGCCGCACTGATCAGCCACACCTGCGACCGTA
- a CDS encoding Fic family protein codes for MEAHRILMFGLIDEAGVYRHGSVGVMAGQQVIHMAPPADRVPQLMADLFGWLAATDAHPLIASTVFHYEFEFIHPFADGNGRMGRLWQSLILARWNPLFADIPVESLIFEHQAEYYQHLQESTRQTDSAPFISFMLRMILDTVTTSTPEVAPEVTSEVRLISVLTGEMTRQQLKEVLGLKDDEHFRKAYVLPALEAGLIEMTIPDKPRSSKQKYRLTDKGRQVMAQHGGG; via the coding sequence CTGGAGGCGCATCGGATTCTAATGTTCGGCCTGATCGACGAGGCGGGTGTGTATCGGCATGGCAGCGTCGGAGTGATGGCAGGCCAGCAGGTGATTCACATGGCACCGCCCGCCGACCGCGTGCCGCAGCTGATGGCAGACCTGTTCGGCTGGCTGGCCGCCACCGATGCCCACCCGCTCATCGCCAGCACGGTCTTTCACTACGAATTCGAATTCATCCACCCCTTCGCCGATGGCAACGGCCGCATGGGGCGGCTGTGGCAGAGCCTGATTCTCGCCCGCTGGAATCCCCTGTTCGCCGATATCCCGGTGGAAAGCCTGATCTTTGAGCACCAAGCCGAGTATTACCAGCACCTTCAGGAGAGCACCCGCCAGACCGACTCCGCGCCGTTCATCTCCTTCATGCTGCGGATGATCCTGGATACCGTGACCACCTCGACCCCGGAAGTTGCACCGGAAGTTACCTCGGAAGTCAGACTAATTTCGGTCCTTACCGGAGAAATGACCCGGCAACAGCTCAAAGAGGTGCTTGGGCTGAAAGACGATGAGCATTTCCGCAAGGCCTATGTGCTCCCCGCTTTGGAGGCCGGTCTGATTGAAATGACCATCCCCGATAAGCCGCGCAGCAGCAAGCAGAAATACCGACTGACCGACAAGGGCCGTCAGGTGATGGCCCAACATGGCGGTGGATAA